One stretch of Paenibacillus sp. AN1007 DNA includes these proteins:
- a CDS encoding YafY family protein: protein MKLERLLAIVVLLINRRRLQAKDLADMFEVSIRTIYRDIDTLGQAGIPVVTYQGASGGIGLAEGYRLDRNLLTDKDLASIVTALRSISTSHDNTARDLLVEKLSSIVPEARNEDFQASTHRFIVDYSTWTHPEALQNKLKVIDQGIDELQSICFVYCSAEGTQTCRTVDPHTLVLKRHAWYLYAFCHERKEFRMFKLVRMKEVALAAQHFERKSINLRDRPWQQEWSRPVNQIGITLKFHERARHLAEEWFGIENVLPDGNGYYVSQIAFPEDNWLYGFILGFGADVEVLEPLHIRDKVCQIAEQIIQNYKTSS, encoded by the coding sequence ATGAAACTGGAACGTTTGTTAGCGATCGTGGTACTGCTTATTAACCGCCGGCGATTACAGGCGAAAGACCTCGCGGACATGTTCGAAGTGTCCATCCGCACAATCTATCGTGATATCGACACATTAGGTCAAGCTGGAATTCCAGTGGTGACATATCAGGGAGCAAGCGGCGGGATCGGGCTGGCGGAAGGCTATCGCCTGGATCGCAATCTGTTAACGGATAAAGACCTCGCTTCCATCGTCACCGCACTGCGCAGCATCTCGACTTCCCATGATAATACAGCCCGTGATCTGCTGGTGGAAAAGCTGAGCAGTATCGTCCCTGAAGCAAGAAATGAAGATTTTCAGGCCAGCACCCATCGCTTCATCGTTGATTATTCAACATGGACGCACCCAGAAGCCCTGCAAAACAAATTGAAAGTAATTGATCAGGGTATTGATGAGCTGCAGAGCATTTGTTTTGTTTACTGCAGTGCCGAGGGTACACAGACCTGCCGCACGGTTGATCCGCATACCCTTGTGCTGAAAAGACACGCCTGGTATCTGTATGCCTTTTGCCATGAACGAAAAGAATTTCGCATGTTCAAGCTGGTCCGTATGAAGGAGGTTGCCCTTGCCGCCCAGCACTTTGAACGGAAGTCTATTAACCTCCGAGACAGGCCGTGGCAGCAGGAATGGAGCCGTCCCGTTAATCAGATTGGCATCACCCTGAAATTCCATGAACGTGCCCGGCACCTCGCAGAAGAGTGGTTTGGCATCGAAAATGTACTGCCTGATGGGAATGGATACTATGTCAGCCAGATCGCTTTTCCAGAAGACAACTGGCTGTACGGCTTCATTCTGGGCTTCGGTGCAGATGTGGAGGTGCTGGAACCGCTGCATATTCGGGATAAAGTGTGTCAGATTGCCGAGCAAATCATTCAAAATTATAAAACCTCATCGTAA
- a CDS encoding zinc ribbon domain-containing protein, which translates to MMNVTVCQSCGMPLTSTDQFGTELNGGTTREYCIYCYKDGRFEQPGMSLENMIEMCTSILKKEGMDEESARSMLRNQLPYLKRWQPAGHSQSASGTGPCGEPVRYVTLPGKRLAGLASRTTNAVEMSGQGSIGELWGRYFASEHLPSSEAVRYGCYTDYTDGIAGEYTILVGHEVGAADVLPEGFDEVQLPPATYAVFTSRTGPMVEVVSEVWETVWAWGQQSDRTFTGDFEHYDERSLNPEQMQVDVYIAVKEHK; encoded by the coding sequence ATGATGAACGTTACTGTATGTCAAAGCTGCGGGATGCCGCTCACCAGCACAGATCAATTCGGCACGGAGTTGAACGGCGGCACAACCCGTGAGTACTGCATTTATTGTTACAAAGATGGCCGGTTTGAGCAGCCGGGTATGTCGCTGGAAAATATGATTGAAATGTGCACTTCCATTCTCAAAAAGGAAGGTATGGATGAGGAATCCGCCCGCTCCATGCTGCGCAACCAACTGCCTTATCTGAAACGATGGCAGCCTGCAGGTCATTCGCAGAGCGCTTCTGGCACAGGGCCTTGCGGAGAGCCAGTTCGTTATGTAACCCTTCCTGGCAAACGCCTTGCCGGGCTGGCATCACGTACGACCAACGCAGTCGAAATGAGCGGCCAAGGCAGCATCGGCGAGCTGTGGGGTCGTTATTTTGCCTCAGAGCACCTCCCCTCTTCCGAAGCTGTGCGTTACGGCTGTTATACGGACTACACGGACGGCATTGCCGGAGAATATACCATCCTGGTCGGACATGAAGTCGGCGCAGCAGATGTATTACCCGAAGGATTCGATGAGGTACAGCTGCCTCCTGCCACCTATGCCGTGTTTACTTCGAGAACCGGACCGATGGTTGAAGTGGTTAGTGAAGTGTGGGAAACCGTATGGGCGTGGGGCCAGCAGAGTGACCGGACATTTACGGGTGATTTTGAACATTACGATGAACGCAGTCTGAACCCGGAACAGATGCAGGTAGATGTATATATTGCGGTAAAAGAACATAAGTGA
- a CDS encoding aspartate/glutamate racemase family protein has product MNTAACFHAHHSNIRLIEQALASYNIELVHYVDPGLDRLKHDEDFSSTLVQEKVNQTLQWMSRCHADAILVTCTLFTAVLEQQKQPLPIPVTGIDDSLLAMMRTHPKRYLLAFTNPATVEPTMARYREHLDQHLAGEDKPELESVLLPGLFDMIMRGEQESYLAALKDALHQLAVERKNSCLIAAQLSMAPASEQASIDSGITIYTPLTGLGASLERDIGITPRS; this is encoded by the coding sequence ATGAACACTGCTGCCTGCTTTCATGCACATCACTCCAATATCAGATTGATTGAACAAGCGTTGGCTTCCTATAATATCGAATTGGTCCACTATGTCGACCCCGGCTTGGACCGGCTCAAACATGATGAGGATTTCAGCAGCACTCTTGTTCAGGAAAAAGTAAATCAGACACTGCAGTGGATGAGCCGCTGTCACGCTGATGCCATTCTTGTGACATGCACCTTGTTTACAGCAGTGCTGGAACAGCAGAAGCAACCGTTACCAATTCCGGTAACGGGTATTGATGATTCACTGCTCGCCATGATGCGCACACATCCGAAGCGATATTTGCTGGCGTTCACCAACCCGGCTACAGTGGAACCAACCATGGCCCGGTATCGTGAACATCTGGATCAGCATCTGGCAGGAGAGGACAAGCCGGAGCTTGAATCCGTGCTGCTCCCTGGGCTGTTTGACATGATTATGCGCGGTGAACAGGAAAGCTACCTGGCAGCTTTAAAAGATGCACTGCACCAGCTTGCTGTAGAACGCAAGAACAGCTGCCTTATTGCCGCTCAACTTTCAATGGCTCCCGCCTCGGAGCAGGCCTCCATCGATTCAGGCATTACCATCTACACACCACTTACAGGTTTAGGCGCAAGCCTGGAGCGCGACATTGGCATTACACCAAGAAGTTGA
- the thiC gene encoding phosphomethylpyrimidine synthase ThiC, which produces MSTHNQTGKQIGIEELGNDGHPVEKKTGAAGGVQPFPGSRKVYIQGSRPDIAVPEREIALHDTNTPQGVEHNEPLRVYDTSGPMTDPEFQMDIRKGLPALRNHWIMERGDVEAYEGRAVKPEDNGLKPGGRRAGAEEYPGFRGQPLRALGGRCVTQMHYARQGLITPEMEYAAIREGVEPEFVRQELASGRAILPSNINHPESEPMLIGRHFHVKINANIGNSAVSSSIEEEVEKMTWAVRWGSDTVMDLSTGKDIHTTREWIIRNSPVPIGTVPLYQALEKVNGEAEALTWELYRDTLIEQAEQGVDYFTIHAGVLLRYIPMTAKRMTGIVSRGGSIMAAWCLAHHQENFLYTHFEEICEIMKRYDVAFSLGDGLRPGSIYDANDEAQMAELATLGELTQIAWKHDVQVMIEGPGHVPMHKIKENVDLQMEICQEAPFYTLGPLTTDIAPGYDHITSAIGAAMIGWFGTSMLCYVTPKEHLGLPNKDDVREGVIAYKIAAHAADLAKGHPRAQRRDDALSKARFEFRWRDQFNLSLDPERALSYHDETLPAEGAKEAHFCSMCGPKFCSMRITQDIRAFAADRGLKEEEAVAAGMQAKAEEYRARS; this is translated from the coding sequence ATGAGTACACATAACCAAACGGGCAAGCAGATTGGAATAGAGGAATTGGGGAACGATGGCCATCCGGTGGAAAAGAAAACCGGAGCGGCTGGCGGGGTTCAGCCCTTCCCGGGCAGCCGCAAAGTGTACATTCAGGGCTCACGACCGGACATAGCTGTACCGGAGCGTGAAATTGCCCTGCATGACACGAATACTCCCCAAGGGGTGGAGCATAATGAGCCGCTGCGTGTCTACGATACGAGCGGCCCGATGACCGATCCCGAATTCCAGATGGACATTCGGAAGGGACTGCCTGCGCTCCGAAATCACTGGATCATGGAGCGCGGTGATGTAGAAGCATACGAGGGCCGCGCCGTTAAACCGGAGGATAACGGATTGAAGCCTGGAGGACGGAGAGCTGGAGCGGAGGAATACCCAGGCTTTCGCGGACAGCCGCTGCGTGCTCTGGGTGGGCGCTGCGTTACACAGATGCACTATGCGCGGCAGGGTCTGATTACGCCAGAGATGGAATACGCAGCTATTCGTGAAGGGGTGGAGCCGGAATTTGTACGGCAGGAGCTGGCGAGCGGCCGGGCGATTCTGCCCTCCAACATCAATCACCCGGAGAGTGAGCCGATGCTGATTGGTCGTCATTTTCATGTCAAGATCAATGCCAATATCGGTAATTCTGCTGTATCTTCCTCGATCGAGGAGGAGGTGGAGAAGATGACCTGGGCTGTACGGTGGGGATCGGATACGGTGATGGATCTCTCCACTGGGAAAGACATTCATACCACCCGGGAATGGATCATTCGCAACTCTCCGGTGCCGATTGGTACGGTGCCGCTCTATCAGGCGCTGGAGAAGGTGAATGGCGAGGCGGAAGCCCTCACTTGGGAACTGTATCGGGATACGCTGATTGAACAGGCGGAGCAGGGTGTGGATTATTTTACGATTCATGCCGGCGTGCTGCTGCGTTATATTCCAATGACGGCGAAACGCATGACGGGTATTGTATCGCGTGGCGGGTCGATTATGGCGGCGTGGTGTCTGGCACATCATCAGGAGAATTTTTTGTACACTCATTTTGAAGAAATTTGCGAGATTATGAAAAGGTATGATGTGGCGTTCTCCCTCGGGGATGGACTGCGCCCAGGGAGCATCTACGATGCCAATGACGAGGCACAGATGGCGGAACTGGCAACGCTCGGGGAATTGACGCAGATCGCGTGGAAGCATGATGTTCAGGTCATGATCGAAGGGCCGGGCCATGTGCCGATGCACAAGATCAAGGAGAATGTAGATTTGCAGATGGAAATCTGCCAGGAAGCTCCTTTCTATACACTCGGGCCGCTGACTACTGACATTGCTCCGGGCTATGATCACATTACGTCTGCAATCGGGGCAGCGATGATTGGTTGGTTTGGTACGTCCATGCTCTGCTATGTTACGCCGAAGGAGCATCTCGGGCTCCCAAATAAGGATGACGTGCGCGAAGGGGTAATCGCTTATAAAATAGCTGCTCATGCCGCTGATTTGGCCAAAGGGCATCCACGTGCCCAGCGCCGGGATGATGCACTTTCGAAAGCACGTTTCGAATTCCGCTGGCGGGATCAGTTTAACCTGTCTCTGGACCCGGAACGGGCACTGTCCTACCATGACGAGACACTGCCTGCAGAAGGGGCCAAGGAGGCACATTTCTGCTCCATGTGTGGGCCGAAGTTCTGCAGCATGCGCATCACGCAGGATATCCGCGCTTTTGCCGCAGATCGCGGCTTGAAGGAAGAAGAGGCAGTCGCCGCTGGGATGCAGGCGAAGGCTGAGGAGTATCGGGCACGTTCATAG
- a CDS encoding IclR family transcriptional regulator gives MEDRKLTVRAVERALDILLCFTTRSDLGLTEIASQIGLHKSTVHRLMATLEDKGFVIRDAATEKYRLGIRIWELSAHMSRSDDPAILLLPAMERLRDRLGETVSLYLRDGSERIRIQAVQSDQAIRRVAPVGARLPLSVGASSKVLMAFAAEEDREELMNGPEWPVFIDPAVYLAQMEDIRVSGYATSYEEREPGAAAVSVPIMDRKGNIAAALSVSGPVSRLSQETLHEYAPVLKEAAAQMGLMLS, from the coding sequence ATGGAAGACCGCAAGTTAACCGTCCGTGCTGTCGAACGGGCGCTGGATATATTATTATGTTTTACCACGCGGAGCGATCTTGGACTCACCGAAATTGCCAGCCAGATTGGTCTGCACAAAAGTACGGTGCATCGGTTGATGGCTACGCTGGAGGATAAGGGCTTTGTGATACGCGATGCGGCTACCGAGAAATACCGGCTAGGCATTCGCATCTGGGAATTGTCGGCGCATATGTCGCGCAGCGATGATCCAGCCATTTTGCTGCTGCCTGCGATGGAGCGGCTCCGAGATCGTCTGGGTGAAACTGTGAGTCTTTACCTTCGTGACGGCAGTGAGCGGATTCGTATTCAGGCGGTGCAGAGTGATCAGGCCATTCGGCGTGTTGCACCCGTTGGTGCGAGACTGCCGCTTTCGGTGGGGGCATCCAGCAAAGTGCTGATGGCTTTTGCCGCCGAAGAGGACCGGGAGGAACTGATGAACGGCCCGGAATGGCCGGTGTTTATCGATCCAGCAGTGTATTTGGCGCAGATGGAGGATATTCGGGTGAGCGGTTATGCCACCAGTTATGAGGAACGTGAGCCAGGAGCTGCAGCTGTGTCTGTACCGATTATGGATCGCAAGGGTAATATTGCGGCAGCACTTTCCGTGTCCGGACCGGTCAGCAGGCTCTCACAGGAAACACTGCATGAGTATGCGCCGGTATTGAAAGAAGCAGCTGCGCAAATGGGACTTATGTTGTCATAA
- a CDS encoding alpha/beta fold hydrolase, producing the protein MYPTSQSEAPLHTKVSDLPSSLSPRLIRFKHIVVALLLSVVFFLLFCFIALHGYIAWVLSNPTVAPVFSNPMQAKNMKYEDITFPAADGSRTMQGWYIPAATDTGKTIIFSHGYGANREETWVPMYDLAHYAHQLGFNVVMFDYGFASQVNRAVATGGKAESQQLLGAIQFAKQRGAQELVVWGFSMGAGTALQTGLLTDEVNAMILDSTFLLEPDTLYHNIHNQINLPRQPTLEIMKLLFPVLNGTGLQQIPYQEVKKKDYPFPIFFIHGTKDEKAPYPIAEQLAANQTNPFSEEWIVQDAHHELIFREHPKEYLRRVSTFLSHVTKTSSEDVQQNEQ; encoded by the coding sequence ATGTATCCGACATCCCAGAGCGAAGCCCCGCTGCATACCAAAGTGTCCGATCTGCCCTCTTCATTGTCACCGAGGCTGATCCGGTTCAAACATATTGTCGTAGCGCTGCTGCTCTCCGTTGTTTTTTTCCTGTTGTTTTGTTTTATTGCCTTACATGGTTATATCGCTTGGGTGCTGTCGAATCCTACAGTTGCTCCGGTCTTTTCGAATCCGATGCAGGCTAAAAATATGAAATACGAAGACATTACCTTCCCCGCAGCGGACGGCAGCCGAACAATGCAGGGCTGGTATATTCCCGCTGCCACTGATACGGGCAAAACCATTATTTTCAGCCATGGTTATGGAGCGAACCGAGAGGAAACATGGGTACCTATGTACGATCTCGCCCACTATGCACATCAGCTCGGTTTTAATGTGGTCATGTTTGATTACGGCTTTGCATCTCAGGTCAACAGAGCCGTAGCTACCGGCGGCAAAGCCGAGTCCCAGCAGCTGCTCGGAGCGATTCAGTTTGCCAAGCAGCGCGGCGCACAGGAACTGGTTGTCTGGGGTTTCTCTATGGGAGCCGGAACCGCCCTGCAGACTGGGCTGCTGACCGATGAAGTGAATGCCATGATTCTGGACAGCACTTTCCTGCTGGAGCCGGATACACTCTACCACAACATTCACAATCAGATTAATCTGCCGCGTCAGCCTACACTGGAGATTATGAAGCTGCTCTTCCCGGTGTTGAACGGTACCGGTCTGCAGCAGATTCCGTACCAGGAAGTTAAAAAGAAAGACTATCCGTTCCCGATCTTTTTCATCCATGGTACAAAAGACGAGAAGGCCCCTTACCCGATTGCGGAGCAGCTTGCCGCCAATCAGACCAATCCATTTTCCGAAGAATGGATCGTGCAGGACGCGCATCACGAACTGATTTTCAGGGAGCATCCAAAGGAATATCTGCGCCGTGTCTCCACGTTCCTTAGTCATGTAACGAAGACAAGCAGTGAGGATGTGCAGCAAAACGAGCAGTAA
- a CDS encoding Fe-Mn family superoxide dismutase — translation MNCDGYGRLLPLRTLEEIRFWKEQEKEHTIIIRALVPDLEAAYVRLLEEWEAAFANSERVANQLLKQLLPATQPPAPYMIRCIDQLVSAAQHQSREFIKQLYVMLEQSAAVHAVPLAETFILHVIRESEYFLGVLETLSQPGIFRETEPASSILLENALHGAASQDLQNVRNDETSESQAPSSGNANAAPTASALVQAASLQPSSGGTAPAESALTSAPVKEKPVPIGGHTLPPLPYPYNALEPHIDELTMRIHHDKHHQSYVDGLNVAEKKLAESRKKNNFELVKHWERELAFNGAGHYLHTIFWTIMNPAGGGKPAGMLAEQIKRDFGSYEAFKNQFTEAANKVEGSGWAMLVWSPRAHRLEILQAEKHQNLSQSDIVPLLPLDVWEHAYYLKHQNERKKYIEDWWNVVYWPAVAERYETARKLLWPPY, via the coding sequence ATGAACTGTGATGGATACGGCCGCCTGCTGCCTCTGCGGACGCTGGAAGAAATCCGCTTCTGGAAGGAACAGGAGAAAGAACATACCATCATTATTCGGGCGTTGGTTCCAGATCTGGAGGCCGCATACGTCAGGCTGCTGGAAGAATGGGAAGCCGCTTTTGCAAACAGTGAGCGGGTAGCCAATCAGCTGTTAAAGCAGCTGCTGCCCGCAACCCAGCCTCCTGCTCCCTATATGATCCGGTGTATTGATCAACTTGTCTCGGCAGCACAGCATCAGTCCAGGGAGTTTATTAAACAGCTGTACGTCATGCTGGAGCAAAGTGCGGCTGTGCATGCGGTTCCGCTTGCTGAGACCTTCATTCTGCATGTCATCCGCGAGTCCGAATATTTTCTGGGAGTTCTCGAAACGTTGAGTCAGCCCGGCATTTTTAGGGAAACAGAACCCGCATCATCGATACTACTGGAAAATGCCCTGCACGGCGCAGCCTCCCAAGACCTCCAGAACGTCCGCAATGATGAAACATCGGAATCACAGGCCCCTTCTTCCGGGAATGCAAATGCTGCTCCCACTGCCTCAGCCCTGGTGCAGGCTGCATCACTCCAGCCTTCATCCGGCGGTACTGCGCCAGCTGAGTCTGCACTTACCTCTGCCCCGGTAAAAGAAAAGCCGGTTCCCATTGGCGGGCACACACTGCCTCCTCTACCCTACCCATACAATGCGCTGGAGCCGCATATTGACGAACTGACGATGCGCATCCATCATGACAAACACCATCAGTCTTATGTAGACGGGTTAAATGTGGCGGAGAAGAAGCTGGCGGAATCCCGGAAAAAGAACAACTTTGAACTCGTCAAACATTGGGAGCGCGAACTTGCTTTTAACGGAGCGGGACATTATCTGCATACCATCTTTTGGACGATTATGAACCCTGCAGGCGGCGGCAAACCTGCAGGCATGCTCGCAGAACAGATCAAACGTGATTTTGGCAGCTATGAGGCATTCAAAAATCAATTTACCGAAGCCGCCAACAAGGTCGAGGGCAGCGGCTGGGCAATGCTCGTTTGGAGCCCGAGAGCACATCGTTTGGAAATTTTGCAGGCTGAAAAACACCAGAATCTGTCCCAATCGGACATCGTTCCACTTCTGCCTCTGGATGTATGGGAGCACGCTTATTATCTCAAACATCAGAACGAACGTAAAAAGTACATTGAAGATTGGTGGAATGTCGTCTACTGGCCTGCTGTTGCTGAACGTTACGAAACCGCACGCAAGCTGCTGTGGCCGCCTTATTAA
- a CDS encoding S-layer homology domain-containing protein, with protein MKDSTEAAFGCRALQRLTKMFIAMIMMLALPFAAWGAQVARADAGIRVLSAYLLSPHSAKITLKSDYKATVYYDLQASILPDISDPEGSKANALANHTYFEIEPGEEKTIVLNNLNPGSEYSLITLEEGEDSLLQLIEAVGFVTLITPDQVNAKLIDGRVKLSWTTEDNRTYTVYKYEGAAAPTNPGDWIDITSTLSAENEVPDLVDGRTYIFAVTSTYHSEMEHAVSDYVVSNAVTPGLPEAPATLTPQAANGKVQLNWTGVPEADGYIVYMYQGSDAPQDSASWTQIAGPVNVLHYTVSNLTSGLPYVFAVRSSKHAILSEFKVSTSVTPQAPSSGGGEGIVTPTPTPSPSTSSTAASTAPQKESIKVDVANGEQASTIDSLEISRTRETDGTVKDELGLFPGKAQSIIDQLKKTGSRTAVVLIPDGRDEVSRWDVKLAQQSARLFTEHGIDLVISNPNVKITIPAASLKDRSDDVYFRLVPVKKQETRQEIEQRLRANDTIAQLAGTKNMQLLGRPMTIETNLQSRPVTLVLPVDSKQLAGVNPADLGVYIEHSSGTKELVHGKLVAVNKDNGQQGIEISVDQFSTFSVVQVKDWKDHTSDAKPYIRGYADGRFQPERFVTRAEMTALITRVLDASSVESETAFTDVKAGHWAYDNISAAANAGYVRGYTDGSFRPEQAMTRAEIASVLQHLLKDEQASGSEAAAAFTDVGQHWARKAIARLNAAGVLTGYTDGTFRPEQQVTRAEAVTLINKLMDLQPASTSSKLWSDVPDTHWAYEAVQAASIKE; from the coding sequence ATGAAGGATAGCACGGAAGCTGCATTCGGGTGTAGGGCGCTCCAGAGATTAACGAAGATGTTTATTGCAATGATCATGATGCTGGCTTTACCATTTGCTGCATGGGGGGCACAGGTGGCTAGAGCGGATGCAGGCATTCGAGTGCTGTCAGCTTACCTGCTCTCACCCCATTCGGCTAAAATTACTCTAAAATCAGATTATAAAGCCACAGTGTATTATGATCTGCAAGCCAGTATTCTCCCGGACATTTCCGATCCCGAAGGCAGCAAAGCGAATGCGTTAGCAAATCACACGTATTTCGAAATAGAGCCTGGTGAAGAAAAGACTATTGTTCTCAACAATCTAAATCCCGGCTCTGAATATTCACTTATTACACTGGAGGAGGGGGAAGACTCCCTTCTTCAGCTTATTGAGGCTGTAGGGTTTGTAACTTTAATAACTCCTGATCAGGTTAATGCCAAGCTGATTGATGGCAGGGTGAAATTGAGCTGGACAACAGAAGATAACCGGACATACACCGTCTATAAGTATGAAGGTGCTGCGGCTCCAACCAATCCCGGCGACTGGATTGACATAACGAGTACCCTTTCCGCAGAAAACGAAGTTCCGGACTTGGTAGATGGAAGAACCTATATTTTTGCGGTCACATCGACGTATCACTCAGAAATGGAACATGCAGTTTCTGATTATGTCGTCTCTAATGCAGTCACACCTGGTTTGCCGGAGGCACCTGCCACGCTTACTCCACAGGCAGCCAATGGAAAAGTGCAGTTGAATTGGACTGGCGTCCCTGAGGCAGATGGGTACATCGTATATATGTATCAGGGCAGCGATGCGCCGCAAGACTCGGCAAGCTGGACTCAAATCGCAGGACCGGTAAATGTGCTGCATTATACCGTTTCCAATCTAACGAGCGGCCTGCCTTATGTGTTTGCTGTTCGGTCTTCCAAACATGCCATTTTATCAGAATTTAAAGTCTCGACATCCGTGACTCCTCAAGCCCCAAGCAGCGGCGGTGGTGAAGGGATCGTGACACCAACACCAACACCTTCTCCATCCACATCTTCAACAGCTGCATCTACCGCTCCGCAGAAGGAAAGCATTAAAGTGGATGTGGCAAATGGCGAGCAGGCTTCGACCATTGACTCGCTGGAGATCAGCCGAACCCGTGAAACAGACGGTACGGTAAAAGACGAGCTTGGGCTGTTTCCGGGTAAGGCGCAATCTATTATTGATCAGTTGAAGAAAACGGGCTCGCGTACAGCAGTTGTTCTTATTCCCGATGGCAGGGATGAAGTCTCCCGGTGGGATGTGAAACTGGCGCAGCAATCGGCCCGGTTGTTTACAGAGCATGGAATCGATCTGGTGATCTCCAACCCTAACGTAAAAATTACGATTCCGGCTGCCTCATTGAAGGACAGATCGGATGATGTATATTTCCGTCTGGTGCCGGTGAAAAAGCAGGAGACACGTCAGGAGATTGAACAAAGATTACGGGCTAACGATACCATTGCTCAATTGGCTGGCACCAAAAACATGCAGCTGCTGGGACGTCCCATGACAATTGAAACCAATCTGCAGAGCCGTCCTGTAACGCTTGTACTGCCCGTTGACAGCAAACAGCTTGCAGGTGTGAATCCTGCCGATCTGGGTGTCTATATTGAACACAGCAGCGGAACCAAGGAGCTGGTACATGGCAAGCTTGTGGCGGTGAACAAGGATAACGGCCAGCAGGGCATCGAGATTAGCGTAGACCAATTCAGTACGTTTTCCGTTGTCCAAGTGAAAGATTGGAAAGACCATACATCGGATGCAAAACCTTATATTCGCGGGTATGCCGATGGTCGTTTTCAACCGGAGCGGTTCGTAACACGTGCAGAGATGACTGCACTCATTACGCGTGTACTGGATGCATCATCAGTCGAGAGCGAAACAGCGTTTACGGATGTTAAAGCGGGTCACTGGGCATATGATAATATATCTGCCGCTGCCAACGCTGGTTACGTCAGAGGTTACACTGACGGCAGCTTCAGACCGGAACAAGCCATGACGCGAGCAGAGATTGCGAGCGTATTACAGCATTTGCTGAAAGATGAGCAGGCATCCGGATCCGAAGCTGCAGCTGCATTCACGGATGTGGGGCAGCACTGGGCACGGAAAGCCATCGCCCGGCTGAATGCAGCCGGAGTTCTTACAGGATACACCGACGGTACCTTCCGTCCTGAACAGCAGGTAACGCGTGCTGAGGCTGTAACTCTGATCAATAAATTGATGGACCTGCAGCCTGCGTCCACGAGCTCGAAATTATGGTCGGACGTTCCTGATACTCACTGGGCTTATGAAGCTGTTCAGGCAGCATCCATTAAAGAATAA
- a CDS encoding lipoate--protein ligase family protein, with translation MAAKGMFVEKPSSLRLQIWETPLMRRGSSVLDAFAWEEVMCRRVGAGDLPVAHIWRHPDAFVAGLRDRRLPQAVEAMERIRGEGTAVCVRPSGGAAVPLNPGVVNVSLILPNPGHAINIHDDFREMASIIAESLTPWSAQAQTGEVQGAFCPGDYDVSVSGLKFCGIAQRRQAKAYIITAFIIVEGRGDELAAAVRSFYEEASGEATEGYPEVKPGTMASLQELAGVPSSAAYTASLVRTLRRRYPHSQTERVLSVGADEVLLTAEQMKQRYD, from the coding sequence ATGGCTGCAAAAGGGATGTTTGTCGAAAAGCCTTCCTCGCTGCGTCTGCAGATTTGGGAGACACCGCTTATGCGCCGCGGCAGCAGTGTGCTGGATGCATTTGCATGGGAAGAAGTCATGTGCAGACGTGTAGGAGCAGGAGACCTGCCTGTCGCCCATATTTGGAGGCATCCGGATGCCTTTGTGGCCGGGCTGCGTGACCGAAGACTGCCGCAGGCTGTCGAAGCAATGGAACGCATCAGAGGTGAGGGGACAGCCGTATGTGTACGGCCATCTGGCGGTGCTGCGGTTCCGTTGAACCCGGGAGTAGTGAATGTATCACTAATCCTGCCTAATCCGGGGCATGCGATTAACATCCATGATGATTTTCGCGAGATGGCCTCGATTATAGCCGAGTCTTTGACACCTTGGTCGGCCCAGGCGCAGACCGGGGAAGTGCAGGGAGCCTTTTGCCCTGGAGATTATGACGTCAGTGTTAGCGGATTGAAATTTTGCGGTATTGCCCAGAGGCGGCAGGCCAAAGCTTATATTATTACAGCCTTTATCATTGTAGAAGGCCGGGGAGATGAATTGGCTGCTGCAGTACGCAGTTTTTATGAAGAAGCTTCGGGCGAAGCAACCGAAGGATATCCTGAGGTAAAGCCGGGTACCATGGCAAGTTTGCAGGAGCTGGCAGGCGTGCCATCCAGTGCGGCGTATACAGCATCGCTGGTGCGTACGCTGCGCAGGAGATATCCTCATTCACAGACAGAGCGGGTGCTTTCTGTTGGCGCGGATGAAGTGCTGCTGACGGCAGAGCAGATGAAACAGCGTTATGATTAA